From one Pan troglodytes isolate AG18354 chromosome 13, NHGRI_mPanTro3-v2.0_pri, whole genome shotgun sequence genomic stretch:
- the PDCD1 gene encoding programmed cell death protein 1 isoform X4: protein MQIPQAPWPVVWAVLQLGWRPGWFLDSPDRPWNPPTFSPALLVVTEGDNATFTCSFSNTSESFVLNWYRMSPSNQTDKLAAFPEDRSQPGQDCRFRVTQLPNGRDFHMSVVRARRNDSGTYLCGAISLAPKAQIKESLRAELRVTERRAEVPTAHPSPSPRPAGQFQTLVVGVVGGLLGSLVLLVWVLAIICSRAARGTIGARRTGQPLKEDPSAVPVFSVDYGELDFQWREKTPEPPVPCVPEQTEYATIVFPSGMGTSSPARRGSADGPRSPRPLRPEDGHCSWPL, encoded by the exons aTTCCCCGGACAGGCCCTGGAACCCCCCCACCTTCTCCCCAGCCCTGCTCGTGGTGACCGAAGGGGACAACGCCACCTTCACCTGCAGCTTCTCCAACACATCGGAGAGCTTCGTGCTAAACTGGTACCGCATGAGCCCCAGCAACCAGACGGACAAGCTGGCCGCCTTCCCCGAGGACCGCAGCCAGCCCGGCCAGGACTGCCGCTTCCGCGTCACACAACTGCCCAACGGGCGTGACTTCCACATGAGCGTGGTCAGGGCCCGGCGCAATGACAGCGGCACCTACCTCTGCGGGGCCATCTCCCTGGCCCCCAAGGCGCAGATCAAAGAGAGCCTGCGGGCAGAGCTCAGGGTGACAG AGAGAAGGGCAGAAGTGCCCAcagcccaccccagcccctcacccAGGCCAGCCGGCCAGTTCCAAACCCTGGTGGTTGGTGTCGTGGGCGGCCTGCTGGGCAGCCTGGTGCTGCTAGTCTGGGTCCTGGCCATCATCTGCTCCCGGGCTGCACGAG GGACAATAGGAGCCAGGCGCACCGGCCAGCCCCTG AAGGAGGACCCCTCAGCCGTGCCTGTGTTCTCTGTGGACTATGGGGAGCTGGATTTCCAGTGGCGAGAGAAGACCCCGGAGCCCCCCGTGCCCTGTGTCCCTGAGCAGACGGAGTATGCCACCATCGTCTTTCCTAGCGGAATGGGCACCTCATCCCCCGCCCGCAGGGGCTCAGCCGACGGCCCTCGGAGTCCCCGGCCACTGAGGCCTGAGGATGGACACTGCTCTTGGCCCCTCTGA
- the PDCD1 gene encoding programmed cell death protein 1 isoform X1 — MQIPQAPWPVVWAVLQLGWRPGWFLDSPDRPWNPPTFSPALLVVTEGDNATFTCSFSNTSESFVLNWYRMSPSNQTDKLAAFPEDRSQPGQDCRFRVTQLPNGRDFHMSVVRARRNDSGTYLCGAISLAPKAQIKESLRAELRVTERRAEVPTAHPSPSPRPAGQFQTLVVGVVGGLLGSLVLLVWVLAIICSRAARGTIGARRTGQPLEDPSAVPVFSVDYGELDFQWREKTPEPPVPCVPEQTEYATIVFPSGMGTSSPARRGSADGPRSPRPLRPEDGHCSWPL, encoded by the exons aTTCCCCGGACAGGCCCTGGAACCCCCCCACCTTCTCCCCAGCCCTGCTCGTGGTGACCGAAGGGGACAACGCCACCTTCACCTGCAGCTTCTCCAACACATCGGAGAGCTTCGTGCTAAACTGGTACCGCATGAGCCCCAGCAACCAGACGGACAAGCTGGCCGCCTTCCCCGAGGACCGCAGCCAGCCCGGCCAGGACTGCCGCTTCCGCGTCACACAACTGCCCAACGGGCGTGACTTCCACATGAGCGTGGTCAGGGCCCGGCGCAATGACAGCGGCACCTACCTCTGCGGGGCCATCTCCCTGGCCCCCAAGGCGCAGATCAAAGAGAGCCTGCGGGCAGAGCTCAGGGTGACAG AGAGAAGGGCAGAAGTGCCCAcagcccaccccagcccctcacccAGGCCAGCCGGCCAGTTCCAAACCCTGGTGGTTGGTGTCGTGGGCGGCCTGCTGGGCAGCCTGGTGCTGCTAGTCTGGGTCCTGGCCATCATCTGCTCCCGGGCTGCACGAG GGACAATAGGAGCCAGGCGCACCGGCCAGCCCCTG GAGGACCCCTCAGCCGTGCCTGTGTTCTCTGTGGACTATGGGGAGCTGGATTTCCAGTGGCGAGAGAAGACCCCGGAGCCCCCCGTGCCCTGTGTCCCTGAGCAGACGGAGTATGCCACCATCGTCTTTCCTAGCGGAATGGGCACCTCATCCCCCGCCCGCAGGGGCTCAGCCGACGGCCCTCGGAGTCCCCGGCCACTGAGGCCTGAGGATGGACACTGCTCTTGGCCCCTCTGA